From one Flavobacterium kingsejongi genomic stretch:
- a CDS encoding S41 family peptidase codes for MKMNTKYVPIMVCGALALGILIGGKINFSVPATGFTTNATNKGKLNRLIDFIENDYVDNVNTDSIIDITVNDILAQLDPHSVYINSEDLQEVSQSMRGDFVGIGVNFYMYKDTLAVIKTVEGGPSEKAGIKSGDRILMADNDVLFGRKLPNDSLFPKLKGAKDSEVTLTIYRKEENRKFKVRVKRDVVPIKSVDISAMLDKNTGYIKINRFAETTYSEFRRELVKLKGEGATRLVIDLRENGGGYLEEAVRIADELLKDETLIVMTKNKGGKEDKTYATEGGIFETGKLAILINENSASASEILAGAIQDNDRGTIIGRRSFGKGLVQREMPLGDGSAVRLTVARYYTPTGRSIQKSYDHGAAEYFKEFGHRYETGELYAADSIKIADTLKFKTPKGKIVYGGGGIVPDVFVPLEGKHGDESIGLVMQSGIVSYFVFEQLDKDRKQFEGVAFPDFLLKMDKNDTYFTNFKKYLKNNGVTLPLDHNKGLVKRYLTAEFARQLYGEKEYYQIILKEDAMVKKALDAKTL; via the coding sequence ATGAAGATGAATACCAAGTATGTGCCTATTATGGTTTGTGGAGCGTTGGCGCTCGGAATCCTGATTGGCGGCAAAATTAACTTTTCGGTACCCGCAACGGGATTTACCACCAATGCTACGAACAAAGGCAAACTCAACCGATTGATCGATTTTATCGAAAATGACTATGTTGATAATGTCAATACCGACTCCATTATTGATATCACTGTCAATGATATACTCGCGCAACTCGATCCGCATTCCGTATATATTAATTCCGAAGATCTACAGGAAGTCTCCCAGAGCATGAGAGGCGATTTTGTGGGTATTGGTGTCAATTTCTATATGTATAAAGATACGCTTGCCGTAATCAAGACGGTAGAAGGCGGGCCATCTGAAAAAGCCGGAATCAAGTCGGGGGATCGTATCCTGATGGCGGATAATGATGTGCTGTTTGGCCGGAAGCTGCCAAATGACAGTTTGTTTCCAAAGCTAAAAGGCGCTAAAGATTCCGAAGTGACCCTGACAATTTACCGGAAGGAAGAGAACCGCAAATTCAAGGTGCGTGTCAAACGCGATGTTGTGCCGATAAAAAGTGTGGACATTTCGGCCATGCTGGATAAAAATACCGGATACATCAAGATTAACCGTTTTGCAGAAACGACGTACAGTGAGTTCCGAAGGGAGCTGGTCAAGCTCAAAGGGGAAGGTGCTACGCGCCTGGTGATCGATTTACGGGAAAATGGGGGTGGTTATCTTGAAGAAGCCGTACGTATTGCGGACGAATTGCTGAAAGACGAAACCCTGATCGTCATGACCAAAAATAAAGGCGGAAAAGAAGATAAAACGTATGCGACTGAAGGCGGGATTTTTGAAACCGGAAAACTGGCCATACTGATTAATGAAAATAGTGCTTCTGCCAGTGAGATACTCGCAGGTGCCATACAGGATAATGACAGGGGAACCATCATCGGGCGACGCTCGTTTGGTAAAGGCCTCGTGCAGCGCGAAATGCCATTAGGTGATGGTTCGGCAGTACGCCTTACCGTAGCGCGTTATTATACGCCTACCGGAAGATCAATTCAGAAATCGTATGATCATGGTGCTGCGGAATATTTTAAAGAATTTGGGCACCGTTATGAAACCGGCGAACTTTATGCTGCAGACAGTATCAAAATAGCTGATACACTGAAATTTAAAACCCCAAAAGGTAAAATTGTGTATGGCGGTGGTGGTATTGTTCCGGATGTGTTTGTGCCGTTAGAAGGTAAGCATGGAGACGAATCGATAGGATTGGTGATGCAGTCAGGGATTGTGAGTTATTTTGTTTTTGAGCAGTTGGATAAAGATCGTAAGCAATTTGAAGGGGTAGCCTTTCCGGACTTTCTTTTGAAGATGGATAAAAACGACACTTATTTTACCAACTTTAAAAAGTACCTGAAGAACAATGGGGTGACACTGCCTTTGGATCATAACAAAGGCCTTGTAAAGCGCTACCTCACGGCAGAATTTGCCCGGCAGCTGTATGGGGAAAAAGAATATTACCAGATCATTTTAAAAGAAGATGCGATGGTAAAGAAAGCCCTCGACGCTAAGACATTATAA
- a CDS encoding deoxycytidylate deaminase, translating into MNVKKLNKYDKAYLRIAKEWGQLSYCKRKKVGAIIVKDRMIISDGYNGTPSGFENCCEDDGGYTRWYVLHAEANAILKVARSTQSCEGATLYITLSPCKECSKLIHQSGIKRVVYYENYKDTSGIDFLIKAGVEVEYVSSVE; encoded by the coding sequence ATGAATGTAAAAAAACTCAACAAATACGATAAGGCATATCTTCGGATTGCCAAAGAATGGGGACAGCTGTCTTATTGCAAGCGCAAAAAAGTAGGAGCTATCATAGTGAAAGACCGCATGATCATCTCTGATGGTTATAATGGTACGCCTTCGGGTTTTGAAAACTGCTGCGAAGACGATGGGGGATATACCCGATGGTATGTGCTGCATGCTGAAGCCAATGCGATTTTAAAAGTCGCCCGCTCTACCCAATCCTGTGAGGGAGCCACATTATACATCACCCTTTCCCCTTGTAAAGAATGCAGCAAGCTCATCCACCAATCGGGAATAAAAAGAGTGGTCTATTATGAAAATTATAAAGATACTTCCGGTATTGATTTTTTGATAAAAGCAGGGGTCGAAGTGGAATATGTTTCAAGTGTTGAATAA
- a CDS encoding HupE/UreJ family protein gives MSEFWLYFNIGLKHVLDIHAYDHVLFLMALTVPYSFKEWSRVLVLVTLFTLGHTTALLLSVYKIILINVNVVEFLIPITILCTAAYNLFTSGKSSKNTNNINFAGFVTLFFGIIHGLGFSNYFKTILPGSPSGKILPLLEFALGIEAAQLIVVLVILILSYVVQTFFRFSKRDWSLTMSAFIIGVVLPMIIESKIW, from the coding sequence ATGTCGGAGTTCTGGTTGTATTTTAATATAGGATTAAAACATGTTTTGGATATTCACGCCTATGACCATGTACTTTTCCTGATGGCATTAACCGTACCGTACAGTTTTAAAGAATGGAGCAGGGTCCTGGTCCTGGTTACCCTTTTTACATTAGGCCATACAACCGCTTTGTTACTTTCGGTATATAAGATCATTTTAATCAATGTCAACGTAGTGGAATTCCTGATTCCTATTACGATCCTTTGTACCGCAGCCTACAATCTCTTTACATCCGGTAAGTCTTCCAAGAACACTAATAATATTAACTTTGCCGGTTTTGTGACCCTGTTTTTCGGGATCATACACGGACTGGGTTTTTCCAATTATTTCAAGACCATATTGCCGGGATCGCCTTCGGGAAAAATACTGCCTTTATTGGAATTTGCCCTGGGAATCGAAGCCGCGCAACTGATTGTGGTACTGGTTATACTGATCCTTTCGTATGTGGTGCAGACTTTTTTCAGATTTTCAAAAAGAGACTGGTCTTTAACGATGTCCGCATTCATAATTGGTGTAGTTTTGCCAATGATTATCGAAAGTAAAATTTGGTAA
- a CDS encoding TerB family tellurite resistance protein translates to MSISDLFDSGFKNRNKGHFASIVRVAMENGHLSPEEKIFLDKLATQLEISPEEYTEILANPFRYPINPPYLHTQRLERLYDLSRMVYVEHVLGQRQKDILKKFALALGFTPGNVTYIVDKSLSLLVLNVDLDTFLFEMQHMNK, encoded by the coding sequence ATGTCAATTTCAGATTTATTTGATAGCGGATTTAAAAACAGAAACAAAGGTCATTTTGCTTCTATTGTTCGTGTAGCAATGGAGAATGGCCACCTGAGTCCGGAAGAAAAGATTTTCCTCGATAAGCTTGCCACCCAATTAGAAATTTCTCCTGAAGAATATACAGAAATTTTAGCAAATCCTTTCCGATACCCAATTAACCCACCGTACCTGCACACCCAACGTTTGGAACGTCTTTATGACCTTTCCCGTATGGTATATGTAGAGCATGTATTGGGGCAGCGCCAAAAAGATATCCTTAAGAAATTTGCCCTTGCTTTAGGGTTTACCCCAGGCAACGTAACGTACATCGTAGACAAGTCCCTTTCGCTTTTAGTGCTGAATGTCGACCTTGACACTTTCCTTTTCGAAATGCAACACATGAACAAATAA
- the fbp gene encoding class 1 fructose-bisphosphatase, with product MDQRNKTLGEYIIEKQEEFQYSSGELSRLINSIRLAAKVVNYKVNKAGLVDIIGAAGEQNIQGEDQQKLDVYANEVFIQTLINREIVCGIASEENDDFITIKGKDESHNNKYVVLMDPLDGSSNIDVNVSVGTIFSVYRRVTPIGSPVTLEDFLQPGINQVAAGYVIYGTSTMLVYTTGHGVNGFTLNPAIGTFYLSHPNMQYKKDGHIYSINEGNYVHFPQGVKDYIKYCQLEEGDRPYTSRYIGSLVSDFHRNMIKGGIYIYPTSSKAPSGKLRLLYECNPMAFLAEQAGGKASDGFGRIMEIRPSELHQRVPFFCGSYNMVEKAEEFMKKAVL from the coding sequence ATGGACCAACGCAACAAAACCTTAGGGGAATACATTATCGAAAAGCAGGAAGAATTTCAATATTCTTCGGGAGAATTATCACGACTTATCAACTCCATCCGCCTGGCGGCAAAGGTTGTCAACTATAAAGTAAATAAAGCCGGACTGGTCGATATCATCGGTGCGGCAGGAGAACAGAATATCCAGGGCGAAGATCAGCAGAAGCTCGATGTGTATGCCAATGAAGTGTTCATTCAGACACTTATTAACCGGGAGATCGTTTGTGGTATCGCTTCCGAGGAAAATGATGATTTTATCACAATCAAGGGTAAAGATGAAAGCCATAATAACAAATATGTGGTTTTGATGGATCCGTTGGACGGTTCCTCCAATATTGATGTGAATGTGTCTGTAGGGACTATTTTTTCCGTATACCGCAGGGTAACGCCTATCGGAAGCCCGGTAACGCTGGAAGATTTCCTGCAACCGGGAATCAACCAGGTAGCGGCTGGATATGTAATCTATGGGACATCAACCATGCTGGTATACACGACCGGACATGGGGTCAATGGTTTTACACTGAACCCGGCTATAGGGACTTTTTACCTGTCACATCCCAACATGCAATATAAAAAAGACGGGCACATTTACTCCATTAACGAAGGGAACTATGTTCATTTCCCACAAGGGGTGAAAGATTATATCAAATATTGCCAGTTGGAAGAAGGCGACAGGCCCTATACTTCAAGGTATATCGGTAGCCTTGTTTCCGATTTTCACCGGAATATGATCAAAGGAGGGATTTACATTTACCCTACCAGTTCCAAAGCACCAAGCGGGAAGCTGCGATTATTGTATGAATGTAATCCAATGGCTTTCTTAGCGGAACAGGCAGGAGGAAAAGCCTCTGATGGTTTTGGGCGTATTATGGAAATCCGGCCATCAGAACTGCACCAGCGCGTACCGTTTTTCTGCGGTAGCTACAATATGGTGGAAAAAGCCGAAGAGTTTATGAAGAAAGCAGTTTTGTAG